In the Primulina eburnea isolate SZY01 chromosome 15, ASM2296580v1, whole genome shotgun sequence genome, aatgataaagaaaatgattgttgtagaaatgtaatgtatgatagtatatttggtaagatttttaagtataggataattttgaaatttttgattaAATGACAAAATTGTCTTTCCtctttcatttttcttcttccactCCGATGGCGGCGGTCCGGCGGTAGCCCGACGGCGACGGCGACGGTCCGGCGGTAGCTGTGCGGTGGTTCGATGAAGGATGTGCAGTGGCGTCCGACGAATTTCCGGCGAGGGCGGCGACGACGGAGAGGTCCGGCGAGGTCGGCGGCGGCGGTCCGGCTGGGCGGAGGCGGCGGTCCGGAGAGGGCGGCGGCGGCAGTCCGGCAGCCGAGGTGGTTCAATAGCGGTGAAggaagaagggtaaaattggaaagagAGTATGGATAGAGGAGAGATTAATAATCCTTCGGAAGAAGGAGATATTATTTAATCACACATAATACCACCTAATCACTTGTAGGAAGGATTGAGCTGGATAAATAAAAATCGTATTAAACGCAGGATAAAAtgtgataaaataatcaatcCTACTTAATCCTATCTACCAAACGCAACCCTAGTATTAATATGATCATAGGTGTTTGGGgttaaaaatttgaaaattttggtagCTGTAGACCGTCTATTAAAATGTGTATATATCTgttataaaaatatgttttcagAATGTCATTTAGTTTCAATCGTGGTGTCGTGTTTTTTGAAGAAATATTTCACCTGTTGTCGAGGTAATGACAATTTTTTTCCAAGAAGTTCAAATTTTTTATAACATATCAGaaagaaattatatttataacATAGAAACATCTTTTGCTAAATGATGCGACTTTGTTAATAGACAaacatattttataaataagcATTTCTTCATTTGAATCCTTTATGAATAGATATTGACTCAATTCGAAAAATTGCACTAGTTCATTCTAATTTATTATTGcacaatttattatttaattattaaaatactaataagtGCTCAAATGcatatatttgactattaaaGATAACAATGAAGTTTTTCCTATACATTAGTCAACattgttgaaatattttaagttttggtgaCTGAACAAGGTTGCTAATCGAACAGATAATTACAAAGCCTAACCGAACTGATTTCAAAGAGGAGAACTGAATTTTCATAAGAAGAAGTTTTCTAAGAAGCCTAACTAATTATAAAGCGAGACATATAAAGCATAAGAATGACACTGATAGCCAAACCGATTCAAGATTGACTGATGAATCACGACTGATAATCTATTTAGTCGATCAGTCAGTCCATATTCATAAATTTTCTGCAAAATCAGTATAATAAGTGATTAAGGATCAAAGCCCAACTCAAATAGCAGATAAAGTTTTCTGTACAAATAGTAACTGTTTCTTAACAGAATGTCAGGTTTCGGTGCACTACCATAATATGTCAGAAAGGACGATAACATGACAACAACATCTGTATTTGgaaacatatatattatttttgaaaagattgtgttgcagattaaGCTATAAGTATATCAGTTAAACAAATTCTGAAGGTTACAAAGTTACACCATCTATCTCTGAATTATTGAAAACCAATTGAGTTTCTCTGTAGAAGTCTTTTGCAAGCAAAAACTGAAATTTCCGGTACACATTGATAAATCATTATCTGATCATTTTGAGGATTAAActtatacttaaaatttttctgtgAAATATGTGTAATTGAGAGTAAAAAGTCTTACTGCTCAAATTATTTAGATTGAAGTTTACTAAGAGTTCCAGTTAGAAAATATTAATTCCTACTGAAGTGGGTGATTTCAAATTACTTGTAattaccaaagtcttttagtacaAACTTTCGGTGAAGAAGAATGAGTGACGTATGACAATTGAAATCTCTAAACATTCCAGAAACAACCTTGTGATTATTTACTTTTCAGTCAATCTACCTTACTATTAATCGGCATATCCAACTGATTTTCTTGATAAGCTATTTGTTCAACCAGTTTCAGTAGTCCTATTTCCGCATATTTCATACTGATTTAATTACTGAGACCCCCAACTGACGAGAACTAAATTTCAGTTTGGTTAATCCAATCgaaatattttttgaataaatttaTTCACTTCCTCTAAATTTATTTCGATCCTAATAATCCCCAACAACAACACTCATAAGATAATGACATTCTTAAAAGTTAAAACAAAATTTCTGTTATCAtccattttataatatatatttttgattctatttttttttaatgagcattatttcattaaatatcCAAATTGTTGTAGTGACagaattttgattttaaaaatattatacgtAAATTTTTTTTGCCGTTTTGACAGAACCAAGCCGTATTTTGTTGATAGAATTACGAAAAATTTGGATAATTAATCTGAATTGTCTTttgttattaaaaaatatatttatctaGTTGATGACTTATCActtatattataataaaatttcaaatttccgACGATGTTTCATATTTTCGTctcaaatttgaaattcaattataacaaaatttttgttaaatataaatgaataagttttttgtgagacgatatcatatatttatatccgtgagacagatcaattcgatctatatttaaaataaaaaataataattttgatataaaaaaataatattttttcatgggctGAGTTGAGTAGAAGATCCGTTTCATAAGAAGCGGAAAAAAATTATACACGACCTAACATgcatttattatataatttcaatttaatatgattatgaataatatttatttccaAAATATCAACTTaatcatcaaaattttcaactTCAGTGAGGTATAATTTCTCCCATTACTAATTACAACATAAATCtaattttttgttcttcaaataattaaattaaattaagataaaaatttgtgttagacggtctcacggatcgtatctgtgagacaaatctcttatttgagtcattcataaaaaatattatttttttatgttaaaaatattattttttattatgaatatgaataaTAATATCACATGATATCCACtcttaaaataaatatcatcaaaataagtTTTGGTTCATTTTATACAGGCCGCCGTCCCAATATATACTGTCAGCATACAAGGCGGAATGACCTCTCGCACATTTTCCCAACAACAATTCACTCTCTCCACGACTCAATCATCAAAATCCAAAACCCACCATTTCCCATATCTCCTTCGTTGAATCGTACCTGGGTTTCGGATCGAATTCCATTCTTACGAGAGGTACAAAGAAATCTTAGTTGTTGAATTTTGATGTAAGCATTTTAATGTTTTTGGTCGATCATGTGAATCACAGCTCAAGATCTGAAATTTACTTGTTTTCAAATCGTTTTTGTATCTATTTTTTACGATTAAGTTGTTTAATCTTCTACCAGTTGCCGCCACTTCCCGTCCTTTTCATCGCGACCACAATCAGCGTCATCTTACACCGGAACCTATTAGGGTGAATGTTGGTTATTTATTTCGTTTTGGAAGTACTCGAAAGGTGTTTAGATCTGGCGAAAGAGTGGAATTTTAAGATAAAGTTCTCTTGGTTTTAAATTTATGTGGAGCTATGTATTTATGAAATCGTGATCTATTCATATATTCTGCCGAATGCAATTATAGGTGAAGAAATCAGAAGAATATGTGTATTTACGTGGTAGGTTGGTTTGGAATTTCCTTACTTTCTTTAATTTTGTTAATCCCGACAGTTGTAGTGGTATTTCTTTTGCAGATCAAACTGAAATCAAAAGAGTGCTCACGAATTTGTTTTAGTTGATTTTATGGTTGGTATTTGCTGACCTGTTTTGGTTGCCTTGATCTGGGACCTGGGTTTTCTGGGAATATTAGTTTTGTAGAAGTGGTTATAGCGATCATTTTGGGATCCATCCGACTCAAATGGTAAATTTATCGAAATTTCAGAAAGGAACCTTCACAATCATTGCTTTGATCTGCTGTGGTAGTTTTGAAATATGCATGTATTTGGTGAAGTTGGTTGATGATCATTGAGTATCTTGTCGAGAGCCCATCATTTTGGACACCTGGATATTTGCATATTTGTTGAGACTTGAGATATAATTTTGTAAATTGAATATATTTTCCATCCTTTTAGTACATCGAATACAAAAATTGAAAGAACATTGTTTTAGCATCTTTACCTCTTGTTTCTAGCCGGAGTTTCTGGACTCCTGCCGGTTCATTCTGCCTTTAGTTGAATGAAAGAAATCTGCATAGTTATGACTCTTTCTCAAATTAGTGTTCTTGATATAGCTATTTGGTGAATTTTGGCGGGGTGGTATCATGATACTGATGCTCGAAGAAGGTGTGATTACCCTTTTTTTTTCCTGGCATGCAGTATTTGAAGCTTTAGTTTTATTGACATACAATTCCTGaactttttttcattttaaatgaCTGCTTTTTGTAGCAATGACTTCATTTTAATGCAGTATAGGCTTCATTCAGATTCGTATGATTTAATTTAGCTCATGTTGAATTTGGATTTGGTTTACCTTTGTCTCATATTACATGCAGCTGACTTCTAGAAAATGTATCCTATTTTCATGTATTGACCTTTTTCGCATTAAAGGAGTCACCTCCAATCATGTGGAGATTCAAACCCTTTACGCATAAAGAACAAACTGGGCTGGAAGGTCGCATCATTGACATTGGCAGTTGCAAAGTTCAGGTTCGTAGTGTGATCGCAGAAGGTGGATTCTCATCCGTCTACTCAGCTAGAGATGCAATACATGGTTCCAAGCCATTTGCCTTAAAGCACATTATATGCAATGATGAAGAATCACTGGAGCTAGCGATGAAAGAGATATCAGTCATGAAATCACTCAAAGAGCATCCCAATGTTGTTACTCTTTGTGCGCATGCTGTATTTGATATGGGACGTACCGAGGAGATCCTCCTTCTCATGGAATATTGTGAGAAATCTCTGGTTAATGTGCTTGAGAGCAGGGGGGCTGGGTTCTTTGAGGAAAAACAGGTTCTAACAATTTTCCGGGATGTATGCAATGCTGTCTTTGCAATGCACTGCCACAGTCCACCTATTGCACATCGGTATTGTACTTTAGCTTTCTTATCTCTAACTGCATAATTTTGcgatttgatatgatatttgtgCTTTCAATAAGTGTTGCATGTACCTTTTCTTAAACGCCCAAGTAGTACATCTTTCTATTGAGAATATCACATCCGAAGGACTGTTAAAATTACTGAGTCTCATCTGGAAAAAAGTAGTTCATCTGTTTTTATGGGCAGGCATTTTATTCACATCTTGTTTTTGCTTCTGCTTGCACTTATGTGAGGCAAGAATACTGAAATTCTCTGCGTTACTTCTTTCCTTTAGACCTGCTGAATAATAATAGCTGAAATTTCAGTAATGGATTTTGTGTGCTCTTTATATATTAGTTTAAATGATATATAGAATAGCGCACGATTCTTCTTTGCTAAGGGGCATTGATCGCTTGATTTTGCTCCACTCTTTTTGTAGTTTCTATCTGTTCTTCATTCTCGAGTTGCATTGTGTAGAGACTTGAAGGCTGAGAATCTTTTGCTGGGGTCTGATGGATTGTGGAAGTTGTGTGATTTTGGTAGTACTACCACAAATCATAAATGCTTCGAGAAACCTGAGGAAATGGGTATCGAGGAGGATAATATTAGGAAATATACTACACCAGCATATAGAGCTCCTGAGGTAGGATGGATTACTTCTACAGATATCTCACTTATACATTTTTTATGGCTGTCCACCGATGTGTTTTCTCTCTCTCATTTTTAGATGTGGGATCTTTTTCGCAGAGAACTTATAAGTGAGAAAGTAGATATATGGGTAAGCTCTTAAATCCTGTTAATGGGTCCGGCAGAACTTTGGACCAGCTTTCCCTAAGCTTGTTAATCACCCAAGGCTGAGCTTTTAATTTACAGGCACTTGGATGTCTCCTTTTTCGCATATGTTACTTCAAGTTAGCATTTGACGGTGAATCAAAACTCCAAATTTTGAATGGGAACTATCGCATCCCAGATTTACCCAAGTATAACTCGTCACTGACAGACCTTATAAGAGACATGCTTCAATCTTCCCCCAATGACAGACCGGATATCACGCAGGCAAGCATTTTGCTTGATTCTGATTCATCTCCATGAACTTAGGTTAGTTGTAGTTCTTTGTGCCCGGGACTATCACGAGGGCTAAGCTTGCACGCATACTTATCAATTACTTTGGTTGATTCCTTTGGCTGCAGGTCTGGTTCCGTGTTAATAGCCTTTTACCTGAAGGGTCACAGAAATCATTACCTGACGGACCTCTGGAAATGCCGCAACAGACTACTGATGTACTTGCAGGTGACAATGTTGTCAGGTCTTAGTGTCACTATTAGAATTCTGAACTCTTCGAATCAGTTAACTGAAATGGTATTCGAGTGTGAATAAAATTTGTGGTCGAATGATAAGGCTATttgtttttctccatttttttgTCCCTTGCTTTCAGTGATCTCTTCTAATTACTGGCTGGTTTCAGGCATGCCAAAGCCTGCAAATAAGTCCAATCCAATGCCTCGTAGAAGTCCACCTCCTCCTCCCTTAGCTGGAGCACGGAACGTATCATTAGTTCCAAACAATCTCAGAACAGGCGAAAGTGCAGGCCCTTTTGGTGCTTTCTGGACCTCCGAACATGCAAAATATTCAGTAACGAATGAGGACGAGAGCCGATTTAAATATGATGAAGACGTAACCAATCATACATCATCTGGACATGAAAAGATATATCCCGAAAAGCATCCAGCTTCTCATTTAACTCCATCTAAGGAGCAAAATTTTCAATCTTCTACAGTCCAAAAGACCACACCAGGTAGATCAGTCGATAGAACAAGTTTTGAAAGTTCACCATTTTCGGATGATTCAAACCAAAGCACCGAAAGATCAAGACCCCCAAAACCAGAGGGAACACCCACCTTTCAAAATGATGCATTCAATGCTTTTGTAGCAGAATTTGGTGGTAACAAGAAAAGTCCTAGCACTAATGGTCAGAGACCAGAAAAGGAAGAGTTCTTGGAGGCAGAGCTCAAAAAGGTGAGAGAGCAGCTTGCACATGCCAATATAGAAAAGGCAGAAATAACCTCCAAATACGAAAAGCTCTCTGCAATTTGTCGGTCGCAGCGTCAAGAAATGCAGGATCTTAAGCAAGCTCTAGCTGCAAGAACTCCATCACCAAGTAAAGATCAGCCCAGAATCCAATTATCCACTACTCCACCTGTATGTTCGTCCATCCAATAAATGTGCGTATAAAGTATTCAAATTTCGTGTAAACTAAATTCTTTAATGTGTGACTGAAATACAGAATGAGAAGATTGAAGGAACGGCTTGGGAATTGCAACGTGATTTATTTGACCGAGGTTCTATGAGCCCGGACCCTCAACAGTGGCAGGCTTTCACTGATGATTCCAGGCCACAGACGTTGCCTCCGAACAACAACCCTAAATCTGTTAGAACAAGAAATGGTCAGCAGAGTAAGAAGGCCATCGAGCCATTATCTGGTACCAATGCTTGGGGATTTGGATCCGAGAATTTTCAGGCGGATCCTTCGGATTCCTCAAAGCTTAATCTACCCATCGGTGGATTGAGTAAGTCTCAACGATTTGGTGAGTCGAAGAGCGTGGAAAATAAGTTGGATCCCCAACCTGCTGGCTGGGCTGGTTTC is a window encoding:
- the LOC140813870 gene encoding uncharacterized protein; translated protein: MWRFKPFTHKEQTGLEGRIIDIGSCKVQVRSVIAEGGFSSVYSARDAIHGSKPFALKHIICNDEESLELAMKEISVMKSLKEHPNVVTLCAHAVFDMGRTEEILLLMEYCEKSLVNVLESRGAGFFEEKQVLTIFRDVCNAVFAMHCHSPPIAHRDLKAENLLLGSDGLWKLCDFGSTTTNHKCFEKPEEMGIEEDNIRKYTTPAYRAPEMWDLFRRELISEKVDIWALGCLLFRICYFKLAFDGESKLQILNGNYRIPDLPKYNSSLTDLIRDMLQSSPNDRPDITQVWFRVNSLLPEGSQKSLPDGPLEMPQQTTDVLAGMPKPANKSNPMPRRSPPPPPLAGARNVSLVPNNLRTGESAGPFGAFWTSEHAKYSVTNEDESRFKYDEDVTNHTSSGHEKIYPEKHPASHLTPSKEQNFQSSTVQKTTPGRSVDRTSFESSPFSDDSNQSTERSRPPKPEGTPTFQNDAFNAFVAEFGGNKKSPSTNGQRPEKEEFLEAELKKVREQLAHANIEKAEITSKYEKLSAICRSQRQEMQDLKQALAARTPSPSKDQPRIQLSTTPPNEKIEGTAWELQRDLFDRGSMSPDPQQWQAFTDDSRPQTLPPNNNPKSVRTRNGQQSKKAIEPLSGTNAWGFGSENFQADPSDSSKLNLPIGGLSKSQRFGESKSVENKLDPQPAGWAGF